One genomic region from Oryzias melastigma strain HK-1 linkage group LG19, ASM292280v2, whole genome shotgun sequence encodes:
- the msl1b gene encoding male-specific lethal 1 homolog isoform X4: MTLRSTLVLNPGFKTSADSTVFGNSFVGVATVSPVRIKREFGDFSIDVQDVQRGEIPRNRSKNLDPNYMTSKAATPAEIIQGDKPVGVLSPVIPMGGEGTPVKGKPLTVDSMDNPQMAVNNNPKDAGADDGGKVIGPAMLGTASIELSSEGKWRNIRKTPASPHTQANCLRQILLLQLDLIEQQQQQLQSKDKEIDELKADKETLLARIERMERRLQLTRKDVPRDKRLFQPLEPWTPDKEDIWDLDIEESPQPNSATPLLISRGGKGQKRKSCFGDAKNQKSRGKSAKLSPQKSEKESGSPNQRELRSKETPEKAVPVRSEAEKDSLLPCKEEPEMSCQIEDLPYMSTTEMYLCCWNQPPVSPLHETSPKKEEEVAIPSWRENHIEPLAEDPALDPPEPLDDGAFLKRHAKLELDEKRRKRWDIQRIREQRMFQRLQQRMNRKKNVQEMEPDLSSFYPDTEDVESIMITPFLPVVAFGRPLPKLAQENFELPWLDDRSRCRIEVPKKHTPHRTCRK, from the exons ATGACTCTGAGGTCCACGCTCGTTCTAAATCCTGGATTCAAGACGAGCGCTGACTCAACCGTCTTCGGCAACTCGTTCGTCGGGGTCGCCACCGTGAGTCCCGTGCGCATCAAAAGGGAGTTCGGCGACTTCTCCATCGATGTGCAAGACGTGCAACGGGGAGAGATCCCAAGAAACAGATCCAAGAACTTAGATCCGAATTACATGACAAGCAAAGCTGCCACACCTGCAGAAATAATTCAAGGTGACAAACCTGTGGGGGTATTGTCCCCTGTCATACCAATGGGGGGTGAGGGAACCCCAGTGAAAGGTAAACCCCTCACTGTTGACAGCATGGATAACCCTCAGATGGCTGTGAACAACAACCCAAAGGACGCTGGTGCTGATGATGGCGGGAAGGTGATTGGCCCTGCAATGCTTGGCACCGCTTCCATTGAACTCTCCTCGGAGGGCAAATGGAGGAACATCAGGAAAACCCCTGCCAGTCCACACACACAAGCGAACTGCCTTCGCCAGATCCTCCTCCTTCAACTGGACCTCATagaacaacagcaacaacagcTGCAATCAAAGGATAAGGAGATCGATGAACTAAAGGCAGATAAGGAGACG CTTCTTGCACGCATTGAGCGAATGGAACGCCGTCTCCAGCTCACAAGGAAGGATGTTCCACGTGACAAGCGCCTATTTCAGCCTTTGGAACCATGGACCCCCGACAAAGAGGACATCTGGGATCTGGACATTGAGGAAAGTCCACAGCCAAACTCAGCCACACCCCTTTTAATCAGCCGGGGTGGAAAGGGTCAAAAAAG GAAGTCTTGCTTTGGAGATGCAAAAAATCAGAAGTCTCGGGGGAAAAGTGCAAAACTTAGCCCCCAGAAATCTGAAAAAGAATCTGGCTCTCCCAACCAAAGAGAGTTGCGCAGTAAAGAAACTCCAGAGAAGGCTGTCCCAGTGAGGTCAGAGGCAGAAAAGGACAGTTTGCTCCCATGCAAAGAGGAGCCTGAGATGAGCTGCCAGATCGAAGATCTGCCCTACATGTCAACCACAGAGATGTATCTTTGTTGTTGGAACCAACCTCCTGTATCTCCTTTGCATGAGACTTCCCCCAAAAAGGAGGAAGAGGTGGCCA TTCCCTCTTGGAGGGAAAACCATATTGAACCTTTAGCTGAGGACCCTGCTTTGGACCCCCCTGAG CCGCTGGACGACGGCGCATTTTTGAAACGCCACGCAAAGCTGGAGTTGGACGAGAAGAGAAGGAAAAG GTGGGACATTCAGCGCATCAGAGAGCAGCGCATGTTCCAGCGCTTGCAGCAACGaatgaacaggaaaaaaaatgtccaggaGATGGAGCCTGACTTGTCGTCCTTTTATCCCGACACAGAAGACG ttgAAAGCATAATGATCACTCCCTTTTTGCCTGTGGTTGCATTTGGTCGTCCTTTGCCTAAACTCGCACAAGA GAATTTTGAGCTGCCTTGGCTGGACGATCGAAGCCGATGCCGCATTGAGGTTCCCAAAAAACACACGCCTCACCGGACCTGCCGAAAGTGA
- the msl1b gene encoding male-specific lethal 1 homolog isoform X2, with translation MTLRSTLVLNPGFKTSADSTVFGNSFVGVATVSPVRIKREFGDFSIDVQDVQRGEIPRNRSKNLDPNYMTSKAATPAEIIQGDKPVGVLSPVIPMGGEGTPVKGKPLTVDSMDNPQMAVNNNPKDAGADDGGKVIGPAMLGTASIELSSEGKWRNIRKTPASPHTQANCLRQILLLQLDLIEQQQQQLQSKDKEIDELKADKETLLARIERMERRLQLTRKDVPRDKRLFQPLEPWTPDKEDIWDLDIEESPQPNSATPLLISRGGKGQKRKSCFGDAKNQKSRGKSAKLSPQKSEKESGSPNQRELRSKETPEKAVPVRSEAEKDSLLPCKEEPEMSCQIEDLPYMSTTEMYLCCWNQPPVSPLHETSPKKEEEVASEWTPHVVHDMLIVFPSWRENHIEPLAEDPALDPPEPLDDGAFLKRHAKLELDEKRRKRWDIQRIREQRMFQRLQQRMNRKKNVQEMEPDLSSFYPDTEDVESIMITPFLPVVAFGRPLPKLAQENFELPWLDDRSRCRIEVPKKHTPHRTCRK, from the exons ATGACTCTGAGGTCCACGCTCGTTCTAAATCCTGGATTCAAGACGAGCGCTGACTCAACCGTCTTCGGCAACTCGTTCGTCGGGGTCGCCACCGTGAGTCCCGTGCGCATCAAAAGGGAGTTCGGCGACTTCTCCATCGATGTGCAAGACGTGCAACGGGGAGAGATCCCAAGAAACAGATCCAAGAACTTAGATCCGAATTACATGACAAGCAAAGCTGCCACACCTGCAGAAATAATTCAAGGTGACAAACCTGTGGGGGTATTGTCCCCTGTCATACCAATGGGGGGTGAGGGAACCCCAGTGAAAGGTAAACCCCTCACTGTTGACAGCATGGATAACCCTCAGATGGCTGTGAACAACAACCCAAAGGACGCTGGTGCTGATGATGGCGGGAAGGTGATTGGCCCTGCAATGCTTGGCACCGCTTCCATTGAACTCTCCTCGGAGGGCAAATGGAGGAACATCAGGAAAACCCCTGCCAGTCCACACACACAAGCGAACTGCCTTCGCCAGATCCTCCTCCTTCAACTGGACCTCATagaacaacagcaacaacagcTGCAATCAAAGGATAAGGAGATCGATGAACTAAAGGCAGATAAGGAGACG CTTCTTGCACGCATTGAGCGAATGGAACGCCGTCTCCAGCTCACAAGGAAGGATGTTCCACGTGACAAGCGCCTATTTCAGCCTTTGGAACCATGGACCCCCGACAAAGAGGACATCTGGGATCTGGACATTGAGGAAAGTCCACAGCCAAACTCAGCCACACCCCTTTTAATCAGCCGGGGTGGAAAGGGTCAAAAAAG GAAGTCTTGCTTTGGAGATGCAAAAAATCAGAAGTCTCGGGGGAAAAGTGCAAAACTTAGCCCCCAGAAATCTGAAAAAGAATCTGGCTCTCCCAACCAAAGAGAGTTGCGCAGTAAAGAAACTCCAGAGAAGGCTGTCCCAGTGAGGTCAGAGGCAGAAAAGGACAGTTTGCTCCCATGCAAAGAGGAGCCTGAGATGAGCTGCCAGATCGAAGATCTGCCCTACATGTCAACCACAGAGATGTATCTTTGTTGTTGGAACCAACCTCCTGTATCTCCTTTGCATGAGACTTCCCCCAAAAAGGAGGAAGAGGTGGCCAGTGAGTGGACTCCTCATGTAGTACATGATATGCTGATTGTTT TTCCCTCTTGGAGGGAAAACCATATTGAACCTTTAGCTGAGGACCCTGCTTTGGACCCCCCTGAG CCGCTGGACGACGGCGCATTTTTGAAACGCCACGCAAAGCTGGAGTTGGACGAGAAGAGAAGGAAAAG GTGGGACATTCAGCGCATCAGAGAGCAGCGCATGTTCCAGCGCTTGCAGCAACGaatgaacaggaaaaaaaatgtccaggaGATGGAGCCTGACTTGTCGTCCTTTTATCCCGACACAGAAGACG ttgAAAGCATAATGATCACTCCCTTTTTGCCTGTGGTTGCATTTGGTCGTCCTTTGCCTAAACTCGCACAAGA GAATTTTGAGCTGCCTTGGCTGGACGATCGAAGCCGATGCCGCATTGAGGTTCCCAAAAAACACACGCCTCACCGGACCTGCCGAAAGTGA
- the chmp2a gene encoding charged multivesicular body protein 2a, producing the protein MEFLFGKRKTPEEMLRQNQRALNRAMRELDRERMKLEQQEKKIIADIKKMAKQGQMDAVKIMAKDLVRTRRYIKKFIMMKANIQAVSLKIQTLKSNNSMAQAMKGVTKAMATMNRQLKLPQIQKIMMEFEKQSELMDMKEEMMNDAIDDAMGDEDDEEESDAIVSQVLDELGLNLSDELSNLPSTGGSLSVAGGKKAEPQAALADADADLEERLNNLRRD; encoded by the exons ATGGAGTTTCTGTTCGGAAAGAGGAAGACTCCGGAGGAGATGCTGAGGCAGAACCAGCGAGCGCTCAATCGAGCcatgagagaactggaccgagagCGAATGAAACTGGAACAGCAGGAGAAGAAGATTATCGCTGACATCAAGAAAATGGCCAAACAAGGACAAATG GATGCAGTGAAGATCATGGCTAAGGACTTGGTTCGCACGAGACGCTACATCAAGAAGTTCATCATGATGAAAGCGAACATCCAGGCTGTCAGTCTAAAAATACAGACACTCAAGTCCAACAACAGCATGGCGCAGGCCATGAAGGGCGTCACCAAAGCCATGGCCACCATGAACAGACAG CTGAAACTGCCTCAGATCCAGAAGATCATGATGGAGTTTGAGAAGCAGAGTGAACTCATGGACATGAAGGAAGAGATGATGAATGACGCCATTGATGACGCCATGGGggatgaggatgatgaggaggagag TGATGCTATCGTGTCCCAAGTGCTGGACGAGCTCGGCCTGAACTTGTCGGATGAACTGTCAA ATTTACCCAGTACTGGGGGGAGCCTGTCAGTGGCAGGGGGGAAGAAAGCGGAGCCCCAAGCCGCCCTGGCTGATGCCGATGCAGATCTGGAGGAGCGCCTGAACAACCTCAGAAGAGACTGA
- the msl1b gene encoding male-specific lethal 1 homolog isoform X1: protein MTLRSTLVLNPGFKTSADSTVFGNSFVGVATVSPVRIKREFGDFSIDVQDVQRGEIPRNRSKNLDPNYMTSKAATPAEIIQGDKPVGVLSPVIPMGGEGTPVKGKPLTVDSMDNPQMAVNNNPKDAGADDGGKVIGPAMLGTASIELSSEGKWRNIRKTPASPHTQANCLRQILLLQLDLIEQQQQQLQSKDKEIDELKADKETLLARIERMERRLQLTRKDVPRDKRLFQPLEPWTPDKEDIWDLDIEESPQPNSATPLLISRGGKGQKRKSCFGDAKNQKSRGKSAKLSPQKSEKESGSPNQRELRSKETPEKAVPVRSEAEKDSLLPCKEEPEMSCQIEDLPYMSTTEMYLCCWNQPPVSPLHETSPKKEEEVASEWTPHVVHDMLIVCCFSVCLPVPSWRENHIEPLAEDPALDPPEPLDDGAFLKRHAKLELDEKRRKRWDIQRIREQRMFQRLQQRMNRKKNVQEMEPDLSSFYPDTEDVESIMITPFLPVVAFGRPLPKLAQENFELPWLDDRSRCRIEVPKKHTPHRTCRK from the exons ATGACTCTGAGGTCCACGCTCGTTCTAAATCCTGGATTCAAGACGAGCGCTGACTCAACCGTCTTCGGCAACTCGTTCGTCGGGGTCGCCACCGTGAGTCCCGTGCGCATCAAAAGGGAGTTCGGCGACTTCTCCATCGATGTGCAAGACGTGCAACGGGGAGAGATCCCAAGAAACAGATCCAAGAACTTAGATCCGAATTACATGACAAGCAAAGCTGCCACACCTGCAGAAATAATTCAAGGTGACAAACCTGTGGGGGTATTGTCCCCTGTCATACCAATGGGGGGTGAGGGAACCCCAGTGAAAGGTAAACCCCTCACTGTTGACAGCATGGATAACCCTCAGATGGCTGTGAACAACAACCCAAAGGACGCTGGTGCTGATGATGGCGGGAAGGTGATTGGCCCTGCAATGCTTGGCACCGCTTCCATTGAACTCTCCTCGGAGGGCAAATGGAGGAACATCAGGAAAACCCCTGCCAGTCCACACACACAAGCGAACTGCCTTCGCCAGATCCTCCTCCTTCAACTGGACCTCATagaacaacagcaacaacagcTGCAATCAAAGGATAAGGAGATCGATGAACTAAAGGCAGATAAGGAGACG CTTCTTGCACGCATTGAGCGAATGGAACGCCGTCTCCAGCTCACAAGGAAGGATGTTCCACGTGACAAGCGCCTATTTCAGCCTTTGGAACCATGGACCCCCGACAAAGAGGACATCTGGGATCTGGACATTGAGGAAAGTCCACAGCCAAACTCAGCCACACCCCTTTTAATCAGCCGGGGTGGAAAGGGTCAAAAAAG GAAGTCTTGCTTTGGAGATGCAAAAAATCAGAAGTCTCGGGGGAAAAGTGCAAAACTTAGCCCCCAGAAATCTGAAAAAGAATCTGGCTCTCCCAACCAAAGAGAGTTGCGCAGTAAAGAAACTCCAGAGAAGGCTGTCCCAGTGAGGTCAGAGGCAGAAAAGGACAGTTTGCTCCCATGCAAAGAGGAGCCTGAGATGAGCTGCCAGATCGAAGATCTGCCCTACATGTCAACCACAGAGATGTATCTTTGTTGTTGGAACCAACCTCCTGTATCTCCTTTGCATGAGACTTCCCCCAAAAAGGAGGAAGAGGTGGCCAGTGAGTGGACTCCTCATGTAGTACATGATATGCTGATTGTTT gttgtttttctgtttgcctGCCAGTTCCCTCTTGGAGGGAAAACCATATTGAACCTTTAGCTGAGGACCCTGCTTTGGACCCCCCTGAG CCGCTGGACGACGGCGCATTTTTGAAACGCCACGCAAAGCTGGAGTTGGACGAGAAGAGAAGGAAAAG GTGGGACATTCAGCGCATCAGAGAGCAGCGCATGTTCCAGCGCTTGCAGCAACGaatgaacaggaaaaaaaatgtccaggaGATGGAGCCTGACTTGTCGTCCTTTTATCCCGACACAGAAGACG ttgAAAGCATAATGATCACTCCCTTTTTGCCTGTGGTTGCATTTGGTCGTCCTTTGCCTAAACTCGCACAAGA GAATTTTGAGCTGCCTTGGCTGGACGATCGAAGCCGATGCCGCATTGAGGTTCCCAAAAAACACACGCCTCACCGGACCTGCCGAAAGTGA
- the msl1b gene encoding male-specific lethal 1 homolog isoform X3 produces the protein MTLRSTLVLNPGFKTSADSTVFGNSFVGVATVSPVRIKREFGDFSIDVQDVQRGEIPRNRSKNLDPNYMTSKAATPAEIIQGDKPVGVLSPVIPMGGEGTPVKGKPLTVDSMDNPQMAVNNNPKDAGADDGGKVIGPAMLGTASIELSSEGKWRNIRKTPASPHTQANCLRQILLLQLDLIEQQQQQLQSKDKEIDELKADKETLLARIERMERRLQLTRKDVPRDKRLFQPLEPWTPDKEDIWDLDIEESPQPNSATPLLISRGGKGQKRKSCFGDAKNQKSRGKSAKLSPQKSEKESGSPNQRELRSKETPEKAVPVRSEAEKDSLLPCKEEPEMSCQIEDLPYMSTTEMYLCCWNQPPVSPLHETSPKKEEEVASCFSVCLPVPSWRENHIEPLAEDPALDPPEPLDDGAFLKRHAKLELDEKRRKRWDIQRIREQRMFQRLQQRMNRKKNVQEMEPDLSSFYPDTEDVESIMITPFLPVVAFGRPLPKLAQENFELPWLDDRSRCRIEVPKKHTPHRTCRK, from the exons ATGACTCTGAGGTCCACGCTCGTTCTAAATCCTGGATTCAAGACGAGCGCTGACTCAACCGTCTTCGGCAACTCGTTCGTCGGGGTCGCCACCGTGAGTCCCGTGCGCATCAAAAGGGAGTTCGGCGACTTCTCCATCGATGTGCAAGACGTGCAACGGGGAGAGATCCCAAGAAACAGATCCAAGAACTTAGATCCGAATTACATGACAAGCAAAGCTGCCACACCTGCAGAAATAATTCAAGGTGACAAACCTGTGGGGGTATTGTCCCCTGTCATACCAATGGGGGGTGAGGGAACCCCAGTGAAAGGTAAACCCCTCACTGTTGACAGCATGGATAACCCTCAGATGGCTGTGAACAACAACCCAAAGGACGCTGGTGCTGATGATGGCGGGAAGGTGATTGGCCCTGCAATGCTTGGCACCGCTTCCATTGAACTCTCCTCGGAGGGCAAATGGAGGAACATCAGGAAAACCCCTGCCAGTCCACACACACAAGCGAACTGCCTTCGCCAGATCCTCCTCCTTCAACTGGACCTCATagaacaacagcaacaacagcTGCAATCAAAGGATAAGGAGATCGATGAACTAAAGGCAGATAAGGAGACG CTTCTTGCACGCATTGAGCGAATGGAACGCCGTCTCCAGCTCACAAGGAAGGATGTTCCACGTGACAAGCGCCTATTTCAGCCTTTGGAACCATGGACCCCCGACAAAGAGGACATCTGGGATCTGGACATTGAGGAAAGTCCACAGCCAAACTCAGCCACACCCCTTTTAATCAGCCGGGGTGGAAAGGGTCAAAAAAG GAAGTCTTGCTTTGGAGATGCAAAAAATCAGAAGTCTCGGGGGAAAAGTGCAAAACTTAGCCCCCAGAAATCTGAAAAAGAATCTGGCTCTCCCAACCAAAGAGAGTTGCGCAGTAAAGAAACTCCAGAGAAGGCTGTCCCAGTGAGGTCAGAGGCAGAAAAGGACAGTTTGCTCCCATGCAAAGAGGAGCCTGAGATGAGCTGCCAGATCGAAGATCTGCCCTACATGTCAACCACAGAGATGTATCTTTGTTGTTGGAACCAACCTCCTGTATCTCCTTTGCATGAGACTTCCCCCAAAAAGGAGGAAGAGGTGGCCA gttgtttttctgtttgcctGCCAGTTCCCTCTTGGAGGGAAAACCATATTGAACCTTTAGCTGAGGACCCTGCTTTGGACCCCCCTGAG CCGCTGGACGACGGCGCATTTTTGAAACGCCACGCAAAGCTGGAGTTGGACGAGAAGAGAAGGAAAAG GTGGGACATTCAGCGCATCAGAGAGCAGCGCATGTTCCAGCGCTTGCAGCAACGaatgaacaggaaaaaaaatgtccaggaGATGGAGCCTGACTTGTCGTCCTTTTATCCCGACACAGAAGACG ttgAAAGCATAATGATCACTCCCTTTTTGCCTGTGGTTGCATTTGGTCGTCCTTTGCCTAAACTCGCACAAGA GAATTTTGAGCTGCCTTGGCTGGACGATCGAAGCCGATGCCGCATTGAGGTTCCCAAAAAACACACGCCTCACCGGACCTGCCGAAAGTGA